Proteins encoded within one genomic window of Perognathus longimembris pacificus isolate PPM17 chromosome 28, ASM2315922v1, whole genome shotgun sequence:
- the LOC125343261 gene encoding 60S ribosomal protein L17-like has translation MVRYSLDPENPTKSSKSQGSNLHVHFKNTRETAQVIKGMHIQKATKYLKDVSLKKQCVPFRCYSGRIGRCAQAKQWGWTQGRWSKKSAEFLLHMLKNAESNAELKGFDVDSLVIEHIQVNKAPKMRRQTYRAHGRINPYMSSPCHIEMILTEKEQIVPNPEEEVAQNKKVSQKKLKKQKLKAWE, from the coding sequence ATGGTTCGCTACTCTCTAGATccagaaaaccccacaaaatcaTCCAAGTCACAAGGTTCGAATCTTCATGTTCACTTTAAGAACACCAGAGAAACAGCCCAGGTCATCAAGGGTATGCATATCCAAAAAGCTACCAAATACCTGAAAGATGTCAGTTTAAAGAAGCAATGTGTGCCCTTCCGGTGTTACAGTGGTAGAATTGGCAGGTGTGCCCAGGCCAAACAGTGGGGCTGGACACAGGGTCGGTGGTCCAAAAAGAGTGCTGAATTTCTGCTGCACATGCTTAAGAATGCAGAGAGTAATGCTGAACTGAAGGGTTTCGATGTAGACTCCCTGGTCATTGAACACATCCAGGTGAACAAAGCACCCAAGATGCGCCGCCAAACTTACAGAGCCCATGGCAGGATTAACCCATACATGAGCTCCCCCTGCCACATTGAGATGATCCTCACTGAAAAGGAGCAGATTGTTCCTAATCCAGAAGAGGAAGTTGCACAGAATAAAAAGGTATCccagaagaaactgaagaaacaaaaacttaaGGCATGGGAATAA